A DNA window from Pithys albifrons albifrons isolate INPA30051 chromosome 7, PitAlb_v1, whole genome shotgun sequence contains the following coding sequences:
- the LOC139674232 gene encoding olfactory receptor 14J1-like encodes LHYGTLLGSRACAHMAAAAWASGFLNALLHTANTFSLPLCQGNALGQFFCEISHILKLSCSHSYLRELGLLVASVLLFMGCFIFMVFSYVQIFRAVLRIPSEQGRHKAFSTCLPHLAVVSLFVSTGMFSYLKPPSMSSPSLDLVVAVLYSVVPPVLNPLIYSLRNQELKDAVRKMMTGCFSAGRDCLLCSVSDTQCIS; translated from the coding sequence ctgcactacgggaccctcctgggcagcagagcttgtgcccacatggcagcagctgcctgggccagtggctttctcaatgctctgctgcacacagccaatacattttccctgcccctgtgccagggcaatgctctgggccagttcttctgtgaaatctcccacatcctcaagctctcctgctcacactcctacctcagggaacttgggcttcTTGTGGCTAGTGTTCTTTTATTtatgggatgtttcattttcatggttttctcctatgtgcagatcttcagggctgtgctgaggatcccctctgagcagggacggcacaaagccttttccacgtgcctccctcacctggccgtggtctccctgtttgtcagcactggtatgttttcctacctgaagcctccctccatgtcctccccatccctggatctggtggtggcagttctgtactcggtggtgcctccagTACTAAACCCCCTCAtttacagcctgaggaaccaggagctgaaggatgctgtgaggaaaatgatgactggatgcttttcagcaggaagagactgcctgctttgctctgtcagtgaCACCCAGTGCATTTCATGA